In Truepera sp., the sequence TCGAGAACATCGGCGCCAAGCTCCTGATCGAGATCGCCAGCAAGACGAACGAGATCACCGGTGACGGCACCACCACTGCCACCGTGCTCGGCCAGTCGATCGTCCACGAGGGCCTCCGCAACGTCGCCGCCGGCGCCAACCCGCTGGCGCTCAAGCGCGGCATCGACAAGGCCGTAGAGGTGGTCGTCGCAGGCATCCACAGCATGTCGAAGGCGGTCGAGGACAGCAAGTCCGTGGCCGAAGTCGCCTCCATCTCCGCCAACGATCCCGAGGTCGGCACGCAGATCTCGAACGCCATGGACAAGGTCGGCCGCGACGGCGTCATCACCGTCGAAGAGTCCAAGACCATGGAGACGGAGCTCGACTTCGTCGAGGGCATGCAGTTCGACAAGGGCTACGTCAGCGCCTACTTCATCACCGACTCCGACGCCATGGAGGCGGTCCTCGAAGACCCCTACATCCTCATCCACGAGAAGAAGATCAGCGCACTCAAGGACCTGCTCCCGGTTCTCGAGCAGGTTGCGCAGACGGGCAAGCCGCTCCTGATCATCGCCGAGGACATCGAGGGCGAAGCGCTCGCTACGTTGGTCGTGAACCGCCTGCGCGGCACGCTCAACATCTCGGCCGTCAAGGCGCCGGGCTTCGGCGACCGCCGCAAGGAGATGCTGCGCGACATCGCCGCGGTGACCGGCGGCGAGGTCATCAGCGAGGAACTGGGCCACAAGCTCGAGAACGTGCGCCTCAACCAGCTCGGCCGCGCCAAGCGCGTCCGCAGCAGCAAGGACGAGACCACCATCATCGAGGGCCTCGGCAGCACCGAGACCATCCAGGAGCGCATCAAGGGCATCAAGGCCGAGCTCGAGCACACCGACTCCGACTACGCCCGCGAGAAGCTCCAGGAGCGCCTCGCCAAGCTGTCGGGCGGCGTCGCGGTCATCCGCGTGGGCGCGGCCACCGAGACGGAACTCAAGGAGAAGAAGCACCGCTACGAGGACGCCCTCTCGACCGCCCGCTCGGCCGTCGAGGAAGGCATCGTCGCCGGCGGCGGCGTTACCCTCATCCACGCCACCACGGACGTCAAGAAGCTCCTCGAGACGCTAGAGGGTGACGAGCGCACCGGCGCGAGCATCTTGCTGCGCGCTCTCGAAGAGCCGACCCGCCAGATCGCGGCGAACGCCGGCGCCGAGGGCAGCGTCGTGGTGCACGCCATCCTCGCCAAGAACGACGGCAAGTACGGCTACGACGCCGCCACCGACAGCTACGTCCCCGACATGTTCAAGGCCGGCATCGTGGACCCCGCCAAGGTGACGCGCACGGCGCTGCAGAACGCCGCCTCCATCGGCGCCCTGCTCCTCACGACCGAGGTCGTGGTCGCCGAGCGCCCCGAGAAGGACGACAAGACGCCGCAGATGCCGGGCGGCGACATGGGCGGGATGGACTTCTAGACCACCCCAGGCCAGCGACCAGTTCACAGGCCGCTCGTCGGGCGCCCCGGGACAGCTCCCGGGGCGCCTTCTCGTAAGGGGCCTCGGCGCGCTCGCCCTGCAGTACAGTCGGGAATGGCCGGCCCAGCTTTCGGCGACCTGGAGGCGCTCCTCGGCCCCGACCTCGTCGCGCCCTACGTCGGCGGGCGCTCGCTCACGAGCGTCCCCGCGACCGTCGGCCACCTCTTGGGCGTCGACGACGGCTGGCGCTCCCGGTGGCTCACCCTGCCTGACCTTGCCGAGCGTTACGAGAGGGTCGTGCTGCTCCTCGTGGACGGCCTCGGGTACGCGCGGCTGAAGGAGCAGCTGGCGAGCGACGACCGCGGGTTCGCCGAGCTGCTGCGGTTCGGCGGCGCCAAGGAGCTGGGCGAACCCATCACCACCGTTGCCCCGTCCACTACGTGCGTCGCCACCACCGTCCTGGCCGCTAACGGGGCCTCCCCGGCCGAGACGGGCTTCCTCGGCTTCACCCAGCTGATGCCCCGCTTGGGGCTGGTGGCCAACATGCTCTTCTGGCAGCCCGCCTGGGGCCGCGGCCACGGCAGGGGCGACCTCGAGGCTTGGGGCCTGTCACCCGAGGAGGCGCTGCCGACGCCCACCATCTACCAGGTGCTGTCCGCGGCCGGGGTGCACAGCACCACGCTCCATCCGGCCGATCTGGCTCGCAGCCCCCTCTCCCGCGTCCAGAGCGCGGGCGCCCGCGTGGACGGCTACATCGGTTGGGTCGACATGCTCGCCCGGCTAGCCGCCCAGCTCGAGGAAGCGGCCGGCCGGCGCGGTTACACGTTCGCCTACTTCCCGGACTTCGATTCGCTCATGCACCGCGACGGTCCGGCGACCCCGACGTACGCGCCACTGCTCGAGGCGTTCGCCGCGGGACTGCTGCGCACGCTCGAGGGGCTGTCGCCAAGGGCCCGCAACGGAACGCTGGTGCTGATCACGGCGGATCACGGTCACCACCAGGTACCCGCCAAGGAGGCCGCGTACCTCGACGAACTGCCCGACGTGACCCGGCACTTGGCCTGGCGCGAGGGCGGCGAGCCGCGCCACGTCTACCTCTACGCGCGGGCCGGGGAGGTCGAGGAGCTGCTGGCGGCTGCCCGAGCTGCGCTGGGGGCGCGCTTCAGGGTCCTCCGCGGAGACGAGGCCCTGGCCGCCGGGCTCTACGGCGACCCGGCCCACCTTCACCCCGAAGCCGTGCAGCGCGTGGGCGACGTCGTGCTGCTCGCCCGGGGCGGCGCCAGCCTGTGGGACAAGCGGGCCGACGGCGCGCCACGCGGCATGCACGGGTCGCTGACGGCCGACGAGATGCTCGTGCCGCTCATAGCGCTGCCGCTGGACGCCGGCTAGCGCTCGTGCGAGGGCCGGCGCCCGCGATGACCTGGCGCTAGTGCGAGGGGCGGCGCTCGCGAGAGGCTAACGCTCGAGCAACGACTTGCCCGTCATGGCGCTCGGCTGCGGCACCCCCAACAGGTCCAACACCGTGGGCGCGACGTCCCCGAGCACGCCGCCGCCTCTGAGCGCCACGCCGGCCAGGGCGGGGTCGTCCGAGACGAGCACGCACGGCACGGGGTTCGTCGTGTGGGCGGTGTAAGGACTCCCGTCGGCATCGAGCATCTTCTCGGCGTTGCCGTGGTCCGCCAGCACGATGGCGGCGCCGCCCCTCGCCAGCACGCCCGCGAGCACCGCGCCCAGTCCGGCGTCCGCCGCCTCGCACGCCGCCACGGCGGCCTCCAGCACGCCCGTGTGCCCCACCATGTCGGGGTTGGCGAAGTTGATCAGAACGAAGTCGTCGTCGTGCTCACGCAGTCGCGCCACGGTCTTGGCCGTCAACTCAGGAGCGCTCATCTCGGGCTGAAGGTCGTACGTGGCGACCTTGGGTGAGGGCACCATCACCCGCTCCTCGCCCGCGTAAGGCACCTCGCGCTGAGCGTCGAAGAAGTAGGTCACGTGGGCGTACTTCTCCGTCTCGGCCGTGTGGTACTGCCGCAGGCCCGCCTGCGCCAGCACCTGGGGGAGCGTCTCGTCGACCGGAGGCACGGCGAACGCGTACGGCGCATGGAGCTCCTTGTCGTACTCCATGAGCGACGCGAAGACGATCTTGGGCGCCCGGCAGCGCTCGAACTCGCTCCAATCCGGGCCGCCGAGCAGCGCGTGGCTCAGCTGCCTGGCCCGGTCGGTGCGAAAGTTGAAGAACACGGCGGCGTCGCCGGGCTGGACGGCGCCATCGTCCGGCGCGGCGCCCTCTTCGCGCACCACGGTGGGGCGCACGAACTCGTCCGTCTCGCCGCGGGCGTACGCCGCCATGACGGCCCCGACCGCCGTGGCCTCGACGTGCTCGCCCTGGGCACAGACGACCAGGTCGTAAGCCAGCTTGGTGCGCTCCCAACGCTTGTCGCGGTCCATGGCGTAGTAGCGGCCGCAGACGCTGGCTACCCGCGCGTCGCAGCCCGCCTCCCGCGCAGCGGCGAGCTTCTCCTCGAGCGTGCTCAGGTAGTCACGGCCGCCGTCGGGCGGCGAGTCGCGGCCATCGGTGAAGGCGTGCACCCGCACGCGCTCGAGCCCCTGGGCAACGGCCAGGTCGACGAGGGCGAGCAGGTGACGCAGGTCGGAGTGCACGCCGCCGTCACTGACCAGGCCCAGCAGGTGCAGGGTGTGCCCACGCGCCGCGCCGAAGGTGCGCAACAGCACCTCGTTCTCGAAGAACGAGCCGTCAGCGATCAGGTCCCGGATGTACGTGAGGCTCTGCTTCACGACGCGGCCCGCGCCCAGGTTGAGGTGCCCCACCTCGCTGTTGCCCATCTGGCCCTCGGGCAACCCTACGGCGAGCCCGGAGGCGCTCAGTCGCGTGTGCGGGCGCTGTCGCCAGATGGCGTCGAACACCGGCGTGGCGGCAAGGGCGACGGCGTTCCCGGACCCGGCGGGCGCCAGTCCGAAACCGTCGAGGATGATGAGTGCAACGGGCTTGGTCATGGGTCAGGCTCCAAACGGCGGCCGGCGAGGCCCGCCTTCGACATCGTGTGGCAAGGTACTCACTCGTCCTCGCCGGCGAGCGAGAGCACGTTGGCTATGCGCGGGTCGAGGTTCCGCAGGTCTTCGGCGGTGAAACTCCCGGGCGGGCGGCCGTGCGCCAGGGCAAGGCGAACGCGCGCCGCTCCGGCCAGCTGCCGGGCGAGGCGGGGATCCGCCACCGTAGCGGCAAGGAGCGACGCCAGCGTGGAGTCGAGGTCCCTGCCCGCCAGGAAGCGAGCGACGGCGTGCTCCTCCTCCGACAGCGAGTCGAAGGTGCTGAGGGGCGCCGTGCGCAACCTCCGGGCCGCGTCTCGCACCCTGCCCTCCCGGGCGTAGCGAGCGCACGCCTGGCAGAGCACCCGCCCGAGCTCCACCTCTTGATCTGCCCGGCCGGCCTCCCGAAGGGCGGCCTCGCGCTGCGTGTCGCTTCGCACGGCGCCATCGTGCAGCGCGCCGCAGGTGGGGCACGCGGCCCAACCCAGTTCACGCCTCGCGGCCTGGAGGGCCAACAGGCCACGGCCCGCCTCGACGGCCACACGCTGCAGGTCCTGCGGCAGGGCGAGCTCCTCGAGCGACGCCGTCAGCCTCCGCAGCTCGACCGGGTCCGGTGCGGGCAGCTTGGAGGCGCCCTGGACGGCCTCCTCCTCGTCCCGCAACCTGCCGACCTGGAAGCGGATCTCTCGCACGTCCTTGACGCCGTAACGGTCCCGGTAGGCGCTCAGGAACTTCAGGCGCTCCATGCTCAGGTGCATGGCCGTCTCGGAATCGGAGACGTTGACGTACAAGACGCCGTCCCGCAGCACCTTGGCGGCGCTGAAGGCGGCCAGTTCGGGGCCCACGAGGCGCCGCCACAGGAGGACCGCCTCGGCTCGCCTCACGCCGCGCTTCAGGCCGCCGCGCCTGAAGACCTCGTCGAGGAGCTCGGCCACATGCCGCTCACGCACGGCCGACCCCCGGGGCCGTCGCCCGGCCGGCCACCATGTCGAGCCGGTAGTCGAAGCGGGGCGGCGGCTCCGTGCCCGACACGAACGCTTGTGGCGTCGCGCCCGCCAAGGTCAGGAGGTACTCGCGCCGCGCCGAGTCGAGCTCGGCCGTGAAGTCGTCTATCAGCAGCACGGGGGGCTCGGCGTGCTTCTCGCCCAGGATGCGGTACTCGGCCACGCGCAACGCGAGGGCCGCGGTGCGGGCCTCGCCCCGCGAGCCGTACTCGTGAAGGCTGACGCCCCCCAGCTCGAGGTAGAGGTCGTCGCGGTGGGGGCCCACCACGGTCTGGGCACGCGCCAGCTCCGTGCGCGCGCTGGCGCTCAGCGCCTCGGCCAGACCCGCCTCGGCGTAGGAGCGTCGCAGACTCACCCGCAGGTCCGAACCGGCGTCGCCCGCAACCTCGCGGTACACGGCGGCCGCGAGCGGGGCCAGGCGCGTGATGGCGCGGTCGCGTAGGGCGTCGATCTCGCTGCCGAGCAGCGCGAAGCGCTCGCTCCAGACGCCGAACGTGGGGCCCAGGTCGCCGGCGCGCAGGAGCGCGTTGCGCTGTTCCAGCACCCGCAAGTACTCGCGGTGCAAGGAGGAGTAGCGGGCCGACAGCTTCGAGAGCAGGCCGTCCAAGTAGCCGCGCCTGCCGCTCGGCGGCCCGTGGATCAGGTCGGCGTCCTCGGGCGTGAGCAGCACGGCGCTCACCACGCGCGCCACGTCCATGGTTCGAGCCTGCTGGCCGTCCACCTTCAGCAGCTTCCTGCCGGGCGCCAGGCCGACCTCGATGCGCGAGACGCCCTCGTCGTGCTCCACCTCGGCCGCCACGTAGGCCTCTTCCTCCCCGAGGCGGACCTGGCGCACCAGTTTGCCGCCCACGACCTCGCCCGTGCACCCGAGGTACGCGGCCGCCAGCAGGTTGCTCTTGCCGGTCGCGTTGCGGCCCACCACCGCCACTACCCCGGCGGGGAACTCGAGCCGCGAGTCCCGCAGGTTCCGGAAGTTGAGCTGCGCCAGCGTCAGGAGTCGCACCCCACGAGTGTACCGCCGCTCGGACGCACCCCGGACTCGGTCGCCCTAGACGGGAGCGGCGTCCAGGCCGGTGCTACACTCGACGCGATGA encodes:
- the groL gene encoding chaperonin GroEL (60 kDa chaperone family; promotes refolding of misfolded polypeptides especially under stressful conditions; forms two stacked rings of heptamers to form a barrel-shaped 14mer; ends can be capped by GroES; misfolded proteins enter the barrel where they are refolded when GroES binds), which produces MAKDLIFKEDARRALERGVTAVANAVKVTLGPKGRNVVLEKKFGGPTITKDGVTVAKEIELADPIENIGAKLLIEIASKTNEITGDGTTTATVLGQSIVHEGLRNVAAGANPLALKRGIDKAVEVVVAGIHSMSKAVEDSKSVAEVASISANDPEVGTQISNAMDKVGRDGVITVEESKTMETELDFVEGMQFDKGYVSAYFITDSDAMEAVLEDPYILIHEKKISALKDLLPVLEQVAQTGKPLLIIAEDIEGEALATLVVNRLRGTLNISAVKAPGFGDRRKEMLRDIAAVTGGEVISEELGHKLENVRLNQLGRAKRVRSSKDETTIIEGLGSTETIQERIKGIKAELEHTDSDYAREKLQERLAKLSGGVAVIRVGAATETELKEKKHRYEDALSTARSAVEEGIVAGGGVTLIHATTDVKKLLETLEGDERTGASILLRALEEPTRQIAANAGAEGSVVVHAILAKNDGKYGYDAATDSYVPDMFKAGIVDPAKVTRTALQNAASIGALLLTTEVVVAERPEKDDKTPQMPGGDMGGMDF
- a CDS encoding alkaline phosphatase family protein, producing the protein MAGPAFGDLEALLGPDLVAPYVGGRSLTSVPATVGHLLGVDDGWRSRWLTLPDLAERYERVVLLLVDGLGYARLKEQLASDDRGFAELLRFGGAKELGEPITTVAPSTTCVATTVLAANGASPAETGFLGFTQLMPRLGLVANMLFWQPAWGRGHGRGDLEAWGLSPEEALPTPTIYQVLSAAGVHSTTLHPADLARSPLSRVQSAGARVDGYIGWVDMLARLAAQLEEAAGRRGYTFAYFPDFDSLMHRDGPATPTYAPLLEAFAAGLLRTLEGLSPRARNGTLVLITADHGHHQVPAKEAAYLDELPDVTRHLAWREGGEPRHVYLYARAGEVEELLAAARAALGARFRVLRGDEALAAGLYGDPAHLHPEAVQRVGDVVLLARGGASLWDKRADGAPRGMHGSLTADEMLVPLIALPLDAG
- the gpmI gene encoding 2,3-bisphosphoglycerate-independent phosphoglycerate mutase; its protein translation is MTKPVALIILDGFGLAPAGSGNAVALAATPVFDAIWRQRPHTRLSASGLAVGLPEGQMGNSEVGHLNLGAGRVVKQSLTYIRDLIADGSFFENEVLLRTFGAARGHTLHLLGLVSDGGVHSDLRHLLALVDLAVAQGLERVRVHAFTDGRDSPPDGGRDYLSTLEEKLAAAREAGCDARVASVCGRYYAMDRDKRWERTKLAYDLVVCAQGEHVEATAVGAVMAAYARGETDEFVRPTVVREEGAAPDDGAVQPGDAAVFFNFRTDRARQLSHALLGGPDWSEFERCRAPKIVFASLMEYDKELHAPYAFAVPPVDETLPQVLAQAGLRQYHTAETEKYAHVTYFFDAQREVPYAGEERVMVPSPKVATYDLQPEMSAPELTAKTVARLREHDDDFVLINFANPDMVGHTGVLEAAVAACEAADAGLGAVLAGVLARGGAAIVLADHGNAEKMLDADGSPYTAHTTNPVPCVLVSDDPALAGVALRGGGVLGDVAPTVLDLLGVPQPSAMTGKSLLER
- a CDS encoding DUF721 domain-containing protein; its protein translation is MRERHVAELLDEVFRRGGLKRGVRRAEAVLLWRRLVGPELAAFSAAKVLRDGVLYVNVSDSETAMHLSMERLKFLSAYRDRYGVKDVREIRFQVGRLRDEEEAVQGASKLPAPDPVELRRLTASLEELALPQDLQRVAVEAGRGLLALQAARRELGWAACPTCGALHDGAVRSDTQREAALREAGRADQEVELGRVLCQACARYAREGRVRDAARRLRTAPLSTFDSLSEEEHAVARFLAGRDLDSTLASLLAATVADPRLARQLAGAARVRLALAHGRPPGSFTAEDLRNLDPRIANVLSLAGEDE
- the recF gene encoding DNA replication and repair protein RecF (All proteins in this family for which functions are known are DNA-binding proteins that assist the filamentation of RecA onto DNA for the initiation of recombination or recombinational repair.), which encodes MRLLTLAQLNFRNLRDSRLEFPAGVVAVVGRNATGKSNLLAAAYLGCTGEVVGGKLVRQVRLGEEEAYVAAEVEHDEGVSRIEVGLAPGRKLLKVDGQQARTMDVARVVSAVLLTPEDADLIHGPPSGRRGYLDGLLSKLSARYSSLHREYLRVLEQRNALLRAGDLGPTFGVWSERFALLGSEIDALRDRAITRLAPLAAAVYREVAGDAGSDLRVSLRRSYAEAGLAEALSASARTELARAQTVVGPHRDDLYLELGGVSLHEYGSRGEARTAALALRVAEYRILGEKHAEPPVLLIDDFTAELDSARREYLLTLAGATPQAFVSGTEPPPRFDYRLDMVAGRATAPGVGRA